The following are encoded together in the Phaseolus vulgaris cultivar G19833 chromosome 9, P. vulgaris v2.0, whole genome shotgun sequence genome:
- the LOC137822130 gene encoding uncharacterized protein: protein MGSFPSSRPRRSFLGARRFPWSKRSSWCGLWLPWLDVLGPPPSRSGELHRTNEELRHRWRGRDEPEATSPPREFTTPFSQAILETAIPNTFTGPKATFTGMEDPEAHLTAFHIQMLLVGGSDVVRCKLFMSTLTGMAMDWFISLPEGHITSFAQLSQLFKEQYLANKTPAPVSYDLFDVKQFLGETLKEYISRFGAQVVKVGTKEEPMIVYAFKKGVRPGSFSKTLNRSCPKTFAEIRRQAVKHIASEGETYEKWTTTVPARPKAQIRTQPVRVHQAVTERKHFDRKRAYEPRRTQPKSRVEEGREASKPLRHNFVMELKDLIAIPSIADRLRPPIKADKVLGPRKESWCEFHEAFGHHINNCLALGYQLDELVKNGFLKDYLMEKQAGRPSGSQPGGSEGQQHEAPVLGEIHTIAGGFSGGGCTASQRKRYARSVMSVEVFEDHSPDVDITFTKEDLRDVVSHDNDPIVISLVTAGRTVHRVLVDQGSSADVMFWPTFERLQLSTDQLRPYGGCLYGFAGDQVEVRGYIELRTTFTDGAASRTEKIKYLVVNAPSAYYILLGRPTLNRIGVVPSTRHMKVKLPSMEGVIVTIRSDQEEAKRCYENSLKNR, encoded by the coding sequence atgggtagctTTCCTTCTTCACGGCCTAGACGCTCATTCCTTGGAGCTAGACGCTTTCCTTGGTCTAAACGCTCTTCATGGTGTGGGCTTTGGCTcccatggctagatgtgcttggccctcctccatcaagaAGCGGGGAACTCCACCGCaccaacgaggagttacgcCATAGATGGCGTGGCAGAGACGAACCGGAGGCTACATCCCCACCCAGGGAATTCACAACACCATTTTCACAGGCAATCTTGGAGACGGCAATTCCCAATACGTTCACAGGACCCAAAGCGACCTTCACGGGAATGGAGGATCCCGAAGCAcacctcacggcgttccacaTACAGATGTTGCTGGTAGGTGGTTCAGACGTCGTTAGGTGCAAActtttcatgagcaccctgacagggatggccatggactggttcattagcctcccagagggccacATCACGTCCTTCGCCCAACTTTCACAACTATTTAAAGAACAGTACCTAGCCAACAAAACTCCCGCCCCAGTCTCGTACGATCTTTTCGACGTCAAGCAGTTCCTAGGCGAAACCCTAAAggagtacataagccgctttggggcacaggtAGTGAAAGTAGGCACCAAGGAGGAACCCATGATTGtatacgcattcaagaagggggTGCGTCCCGGATCTTTCAGTAAAACGCTTAATCGCAGTTGCCCCAAAACCTTCGCCGAGATAAGGCGACAAGCGGTAAAACATATTGCCTCGGAAGGTGAAACGTACGAGAAATGGACAACCACTGTGCCAGCACGCCCCAAGGCACAGATACGCACGCAACCTGTTCGGGTTCACCAAGCCGTCACAGAAAGGAAACATTTTGACAGGAAACGCGCTTACGAGCCACGAAGGACCCAACCTAAGAGTCGAGTAGAGGAAGGGAGAGAAGCAAGCAAGCCGCTGAGGCACAACTTCGTGATGGAACTCAAAGATCTGATTGCGATACCCAGCATAGCCGACAGGTTGAGGCCGCCGATTAAAgctgacaaggtgctggggccTCGCAAGGAgtcatggtgcgaattccacgaagcatttgggcaccatattaacaactgtcTGGCGCttggctatcagttggatgagctcgtgaagaatggtttcctgaaggattacttgatGGAGAAACAGGCGGGACGACCGTCAGGCTCGCAACCGGGGGGTAGTGAGGGGCAGCAACACGAGGCGCCCGTCCTCGGtgaaatccacaccatagccGGTGGGTTCTCGGGTGGCGGGTGTACGGCATCGCAGCGTAAGAGGTATGCGAGATCCGTAATGTCAGTGGAAGTTTTTGAGGACCATTCgcccgatgtggacatcacgttcactaaggaagacctcagggatgttgtgtcgcatgacaacgatcccattgtgatCTCGCTCGTCACGGCAGGAAGAACGGTTCATCGGGTCTTAGTcgatcaagggagctcggcagacgtgatgttctggccgaccttCGAAAGGCTACAACTATCTACAGACCAgttgaggccatatgggggctgcttataCGGTTTTGCGGGTGATCAAGTCGAAGTCAGGGGATACATTGAGTTAAGAacaacgttcacagatgggGCCGCCTCGCgcacagagaaaatcaaataccttgtcgtgaacgccccctcagcatattatatcctattgggaaggccaacactcaataggatTGGAGTTGTACCCtccacgaggcacatgaaggtcaaattACCTTCAATGGAAGGGGTGATCGTCACAATCCGATCTGACCAAGAAGAGGCAAAGAGatgttacgaaaacagcctcaagaacaggTGA
- the LOC137822131 gene encoding uncharacterized protein, which produces MRGLEFSRLENALKEELRSERKNSAELDQKLNAKLLEVTELEGRLVHQQEKITDLEETLKAKGAYVDELEAKSIEREDLLGKIKADVDKKAKELSEKDKELNESAAKLAQTLEENEKLKKQSEELDLSAANVLTSGFGAALEQFACAYPDLDLSQFSICHEVVDDKIVPSD; this is translated from the coding sequence ATGCGGGGATTGGAGTTTTCGCGGTTAGAAAATGCTCTGAAGGAAGAGTTGCGGAGCGAACGTAAAAACAGCGCTGAACTAGACCAAAAGCTCAACGCCAAACTCTTAGAGGTCACCGAACTCGAGGGCAGACTCGTGCATCAACAGGAGAAGATAACGGACCTTGAGGAGACTCTCAAGGCCAAAGGGGCCTACGTGGATGAGCTTGAGGCCAAGTCAATTGAGAGGGAAGATCTGCTGGGTAAAATCAAAGCTGACGTGGATAAAAAAGCCAAGGAACTGAGTGAGAAGGATAAGGAGCTGAACGAATCTGCAGCAAAGCTTGCCCAGACGCTTGAGGAAAATGaaaagctgaagaaacaaaGTGAAGAACTCGACCTCAGCGCCGCAAACGTTCTGACTTCCGGGTTCGGCGCGGCCTTGGAGCAGTTCGCTTGTGCTTACCCCGACTTGGACCTCTCCCAGTTCTCAATTTGCCATGAAGTGGTAGACGACAAAATTGTACCCTCAGATTAA